One part of the Vanessa cardui chromosome 2, ilVanCard2.1, whole genome shotgun sequence genome encodes these proteins:
- the LOC124538673 gene encoding uncharacterized protein LOC124538673, with product MPKRCRAVRKASCRRLVKNSDKVTPEPFKHFFENQTLSRSEVSLNLTRMALGRSGLDRPKRREVRILSEELHAQVGSSFLTASPCHQIAWITAPPEVEDSPMPLAQRIGMR from the exons ATGCCAAAGCGTTGCCGAGCAGTCAGGAAAGCCTCATGCCGACGCTTAGTCAAGAACTCCGACAAGGTCACTCCAGAGCCTTTCAAACATTTCTTTGAAAACCAAACCTTATCTCGGAGTGAAGTTTCCTTAAACTTGACCAGGATGGCTCTAGGACGTTCAGGGCTAGATCGGCCTAAGCGACGAGAAGTACGGATACTATCAGAG GAACTCCATGCACAAGTAGGATCTTCTTTCTTGACCGCATCTCCATGTCATCAGATTGCCTGGATAACAGCTCCACCTGAAGTTGAAGATTCTCCAATGCCGCTAGCACAAAGGATCGGAATGCGTTGA